A single region of the Silene latifolia isolate original U9 population chromosome 8, ASM4854445v1, whole genome shotgun sequence genome encodes:
- the LOC141596995 gene encoding uncharacterized protein LOC141596995, translating into MAEEKKCEEEKGKKGGELLFCGSTNWDTIGRKKTGTEGNLYSPTRLRPLVGIDIRYVAAGCVSCHCVALDVDGRCYTWGRNEKGQLGHGDTLQRDRPTVVSELSKYNIVMASAGRAHTVVVTDDGQSFAFGWNKHGQLGSGSLRNEVEASPVPCQVSDVTTVACGGDFTMWLSSVQGSTILSAGLPQYGQLGHGTDNEYNTKDSSVRLAYQPQARPKAIASLSGETIVKVACGTNHTVAVDSNGFVYTWGFGGYGRLGHREQKDEFSPRRIDVFSRHNVLPPDAVVSAGGANSACTAAGGQLYMWGKIKSTGDDSMYPKPLMDLSGWNLRCMDSGSMHHFVGADTSCISWGHAQNGELGYGPNAQKSSAIPKKVDILDGMHVISVACGLAHSMVVVDRTGVIDRLEQLDVYDGKACDEGTEVSEPVIAPKKTPKGSPDNSKKRKNTKDTSESEDEEDEETDEEGSDDSEEEAANGNVEKRQRGGKGGGRGRGRGRGGHKSPAEAKSSGRGRGRPKGSRGRPRK; encoded by the exons ATGGCGGAAGAGAAGAAATGTGAGGAAGAGAAGGGGAAAAAAGGAGGGGAGTTGTTGTTTTGTGGGTCCACAAATTGGGATACAATTGGTAGGAAGAAAACTGGGACTGAAGGCAACTTATATTCTCCTACTAGGCTTCGTCCTCTTGTTGGTATCGACATTCGCTACGTCGCTGCTGGTTGTG TTTCATGCCATTGTGTGGCATTGGATGTGGATGGACGGTGCTATACGTGGGGGCGAAACGAG AAAGGACAATTAGGTCATGGGGATACACTGCAGCGAGATAGGCCTACAGTTGTGTCTGAACTTTCTAA GTATAACATAGTAATGGCCTCAGCTGGACGGGCTCATACAGTTGTGGTGACAGATGATGGTCAATCCTTTGCCTTTGGTTGGAACAAACATGGGCAGCTGGGATCTGGCTCATTAAGAAATG AAGTTGAGGCTTCTCCTGTTCCATGTCAAGTATCCGATGTCACTACAGTTGCTTGTGGTGGGGACTTTACTATGTGGTTATCTTCTGTGCAGGGATCTACTATATT ATCAGCTGGCCTCCCACAATATGGTCAACTTGGTCATGGTACTGACAATGAG tACAATACAAAGGATAGTTCTGTTAGGCTTGCTTATCAGCCTCAAGCACGTCCAAAAGCAATAGCTTCCCTTTCTGGAGAAACTATTGTTAAAGTTGCATGCGGAACAAATCATACAG TGGCAGTGGATTCCAATGGCTTTGTTTACAC CTGGGGCTTTGGTGGCTATGGaag ATTGGGACATCGGGAACAGAAGGATGAGTTTTCTCCTAGACGTATTGATGTATTTTCTAGGCATAATGTTTTACCTCCTGATGCTGTGGTTTCAGCTGGTGGTGCTAATTCTGCATGTACTGCTG CTGGTGGGCAATTGTACATGTGGGGAAAAATTAAGAGTACAGGTGATGATTCGATGTATCCAAAGCCTCTAATGGATTTGAG tGGTTGGAATCTGCGATGTATGGATTCTGGCAGCATGCACCATTTTGTAGGTGCCGATACATCATGCATAAGTTGGGGCCATGCACAAAATGGGGAATTAGGCTACGGCCCAAATGCCCAAAA ATCATCAGCTATTCCAAAGAAGGTGGATATCCTTGATGGGATGCATGTGATCAG TGTTGCTTGCGGACTAGCACACTCCATGGTTGTGGTTGATCGAACAGGTGTTATTGACCGTCTGGAGCAG CTTGATGTTTACGATGGAAAAGCATGCGATGAAG GTACTGAGGTCAGTGAACCCGTGATTGCACCCAAAAAAACTCCAAAGGGATCTCCTGACAATTCCAAAAAAAGGAAGAATACGAAGGACACGTCAGAGTCAGAAGACGAGGAAGATGAAGAGACCGATGAGGAAGGAAGTGATGATAGTGAAGAAGAGGCGGCAAATGGTAATGTGGAGAAAAGGCAACGAGGCGGTAAAGGGGGTGGTAGAGGCCGTGGTCGAGGTAGGGGAGGCCATAAATCCCCAGCTGAGGCAAAAAGTAGCGGACGAGGGCGTGGTCGCCCTAAAGGGTCGAGAGGGAGGCCTCGTAAGTGA